A stretch of DNA from Chitinivibrionales bacterium:
GAGAAGGAACAACGGAAAAAATATCACCAATCCATGGGTCGTTACTATCTTGACGAGGAAATAAGATTGTCATCGCGACTGTTCACCAGTACTCAGCATAGTATTGTAATGGACCGGCATGCTGTTGCGATGCTGCCGGATTTTTTGATTTGTAACATCAATTATATTTAATTTTGGTTGTATATATACTCAAAACCATCTCACAAATGCTCCTGCCAACTGATCGGGTTGGACGAGCCCATCTGCTTCGTTGCTCAATCGTTGCATACGCCCGGTATGCGCCGATCTCGCGCCTCACATATGGCCTCGTCGCGCTCCGAGATCCTCGGTCCGCATTTATGAGATGGTTTCTAATTAGTGGATATGCGGTAACCGGAAATAAAACAAGGAGCATACCATGGAAGATTGTATTTTCTGCAAAATAGCGAAAGGCGAGATACCTTCCGAAAAGGTTTACGATGACGAGCATTCGGTGATTTTCAAGGACCTCAATCCCAAAGCGCCGGTCCATCTGCTGGCTATCCCCAAAGAGCATTATGCCGGAGTTCATGAAATTCCTTCCGACAAAATCGATACCATGGGCACATTGTATGCAACGATCGGGAAAGTAGTCAAACAGGAAAATCTCACCGAAAACGGCTACCGGTTAGTGATCAATTCGGGAAAGGATTCCGGACAGCTGGTGCCCCATATTCATGTCCACATTCTGAGCGGACGGAAATTGACCTGGCCCCCAGGATAGAAATAAATTCGAAATTCGATGCTCGGCATCGTAACTTGAAGCAAGAGACGGGATAAGAACGAAGGCTGCGTTGTTATACTATCAGGCGGGTATCTTTTCCTTTTTCTGAATGTCCTTTTTGTTAATAGTTATTATTTTTGTGGTTTTGTCATGAGTGTTAAACCAGAAAAGCATGGTATCCTCATGCTGTGTAAAGCATTCCTCAAGGCTTTTCTTATCTCCGCAGGGAAGAATTGTTTTGTGTTGTTTCAGCGCCATTTTAATCAATTTCTTCTGTAATCTGCTCATTGGCGTTCCTTTGACGGAGGTACTGAAAGTAAGGCCTCCCTCCCCGTGAGAGAGGCCCCGACCGGAATCACATCATCACAAATTGCATATCCGTACAGAACATTATCTCACTGCATCTGTTTCCGTAAGAAAGTGGGTACGTCGATATCATCCTGATAATGGGTAATAACTTCACCTTTATGCACGAATACCTGGGCCTCTTTCTTAATATTCTCTTTGTTAAGATAGGGCGCCGGAATGTCCAATGACGATACATTTTTCTGTTTCTCTTCAGGTTTTTCACTCCGGGGCTCCTGTTTGGATTCGATGTTTTCGGCTTTCATCACAGCGGGGTCTTTTTCTTCATGAAGTGACCCGGCCGGAAAAGCTTCTTCCTTGCTCCTCTCAGGCGTCTTCGCTTCCGGGCTCTTGAATTCAAAAGCCATCTGTTTTACCGATGATTCTTCCTTTTTTGCGGCAGGCTTTGACGAACCTTTGGGAATCGCCGCACCGGTCTTTTTCCTTACCACACCCTGATCATCATTAAACCCGGTTGCAATGACCGTCACTCTGATCTTGCCGTTCATTTCAGGATCGGTAACCGCGCCGAAGATAATATTGGCATCGGCATCCTCACCAACAGCATCATAGATCGTCTGTGTAGCATCACTGACATCATAGAGGGTCATGTCTTCACCACCGGTAATGTTGATAAGAATACCGCGCGCGCCGGTAATCGAAATATCATCAAGCAATGGGCTGTGAATTGCGTTATCCGCAGCAAGGACTGCCCGGTTTTCACCTTCATCGGTGTGTCCGGTACCCATAAGAGCATCGCCCATTCCACGCATGACTGTTTTGACATCTGCAAAGTCAAGATTAACAAGGCCATGCACGGATATGAGATCCGAAATTCCTTTTGTAGCCTGATACAGAACATCATCAGCACTCTTGAAAGCATCGATTAATGATGTCGACCGATCTACGATTGAGAGCAGTTTCTGGTTGGGAATAACGATAATGGTATCGACACTTCTCCGGAGATTATCGATTCCCGCTTTAGCATTCCTATCCCGGATTTTTCCCTCGAAGAGAAAGGGACGGGTGACGATGGCGACTGTGAGGATATCCATCTCTGCAGCCACTTCAGCAATAACCGGTGAACCGCCGGTTCCGGTACCGCCGCCCATACCTGCAGTAATAAAAACCATATCGGCGCCTTCAAGCATACCGGCAATCCGTTCCCGGTCTTCTTCGACGGCAATTCGGCCGATCTCGGGATTCGCTCCTGCGCCAAGACCTTTGGTAATGCGCTCACCGACCTGAACCCGGTGGGTTGCCTGGTTATTGTCAAGGGCCATCGCATCGGTATTGATTGCAATAAACTCGACCCCGCTCAAACCGTCGCTGATCATTCTGTTGACTGCGTTTCCGCCCGCGCCGCCAACGCCAACAACTTTCATCTTTGCGGTGGCGTTGAATTCATCATCCATGGTAAATACCATAGGGCCTCCTTTTTTGTTTGTTAATATTTCGTTTCATTATCAATTCCAGTTTTACTAAACAAATCTGGCGTTTTTATTCAGGTTTTCGGTTCAAAAAAATTCGCTCACCCAAGATTTCATCTTATCAAATATCTTTCTGAAGGTATCATCTCCTTTCCCTCCCTTTCCGGTCCTCTTCTTTGCTCTGCCCTGTTCTACGGCATACATACAGAGACCGACACCGGTAGCGTGAACCGGTGATTTTGCCGCTTCTGTCAAACCGCCGAAATTGGAGGGTATACCGATTTTCACCGGCATCTCAAATACCTTTTCGGCGAGTTCCTGAATACCATCCATTTGCGCGCCGCCTCCGGTAAGCACAACTCCCGCACCGAGCATATCGGCATATTCGGTACGCTTGATTTCCCGAAGCGCGAGTGAAAGGATCTCCTCCAACCGAGGTTCTATTATCGATGTCAGGATCGCCTTGGAGACTTCACGTTGCTCCCGTCCCCCAACCCCGGGAACACTGACAAATTCATCGGTTTTGATCAAAGGAGAATAGGAACAGCCGTATTTCTTTTTTATTTCTTCTGCCTTGTCAACAGGTGTTCGTATCCCGATGGCGATATCGCTGGTTACATTCTTTCCACCCAGCCCAACGACAGCGGTATGTCGAATGCTCTCATCCGAATAGATGGCGACATCGGTCGTTCCACCTCCCATATCCAGGAGGGCAACTCCCAGCTCCTTTTCGTCTTTCTCCAGTACAGCATAACTCGATGCCAGAGGTTGCAGGACAAGATCTTCGACTTTAAACCCGGCTTTATCGACACTACGGTAGATATTCTGTGCGCTGGTAACCGCACCGGTACAGATATGAACCTGCGTTTCGAGCCGTACACCACACATACCGATCGGCTCTCTGATCCCCTTCTGATCGTCAACAATAAATTCCTGAGGAATGACATGAAGTATCTCCCGATCCATGGGTATTGAAACCGCCTGGGCCGCCTCGATTGCCCTCACAACATCGAGTTCGGTAATCTCATGATCTTCCCGTGAGATTGCCACCACTCCCTTACTGTTGATCGATCTGATATGATCACCGGCAATACCGACCCACACTGAGTCGACATCCACCCCGGCCATTAATTCGGCCTCTTCAACAGCCTTTTGTATCGAACGGACCGTTTTATCAATGTTGACAACAACGCCCTTGCGCAATCCATCGGAAGGCGACACTCCTACGCCTACGATCTTCAGCATATCGGCACTGTCAAGCTCCGCTATTATACAGGCAATTTTTGTTGTTCCGATATCTAATCCAACATACAAATTTTCATCCATAACCAGCCTCCCATAGGATTAACGTCAATTCACATACGCAAAATTATTGCGACAAAGATTGATGTGTTTCGGCATGCCTGTCGACTCATTCTTGAGAACATTCAGAAGCCTGCATAATTGCTCTATCTTCTTTGTCACTCCTTTTCTCTCTATTGTAATCACAGTATTATCGGGCGCCAGAGTAAATAGGATCTCCGAGGGGCCGGAAAAATCAACCTGACTTACTCTGCCGAGTAATGCCGGGTCCCGCCGTTCTACCTTTTTGAAAAAGCCTGTAATTGCCTCAACCGATTGTTTGCTCAGGCGCTTTCCTTTTGTCGAATCGGCGATCGTATCTCTGAGCCCGGTAATCAGCGGCACTTCGGAAAATGTTCCCGGCAAAAGCGACAACAAATTACCGTCTCTGTCCATATAGTAGACTTTTCCAAGCCCGACAAGAGCAACAGGTTTTCGCTCGACAATTGCGATTTTCACTTTGCAGGGCAATCGCCGGTATACATGCGCTTTTTTAATCCATTCAAGCTCTTCCAGCTTTTTGCGGATTTTCTTCGGTTTGACATCAAGCATATGCATACCTTCCCCGAGTCCCGAAAGCGCAACGACCATTTCTTTATCGACGATTCTGGTTTCACCAACCTCAATTTCACGCAAAGTAAATGCTTCGATTTTTCTTACCCGCTCGGCGATTCCGGAACCATACCGAATCCAACCGAAGCCAAGGGCCCCTGCAACGCCTATGCCGGCAAAGACAAACCAGATCCATGAGGGTATCGACAGTTTGCGTCCCTTCCGCGGGCCACGACGATTTTCGCTCATCTTTTTTTTCTGATTTGCACCGACTCTCTTCTTCTTAGGCATGGCTCAACTCCTTGATTATATCCGGAGCAAGGGCATTGATATTCCCTGCGCCCATGAGAATGACAACATCGCCATCCCGGGCTTTTTTTATAACCTCCTGCACAGCAGCTTCCTTTACCGGAACAAAGACGACATCGGAATGACCACGGGAGCACAACGTTTCGACGATCTTTTCAGCACTCACGCCGGCAATCGGCTCTTCACGGGCCTTGTAAATTTCGGTCACGATAACAACAGAGCATTCCAGCAATGCATCGGCAAATTCACCCATGAAATCCCGTGTTCTGGTATAGAGATGAGGTTGAAAAACGGCAATAATGTTGTTGAACCCCTTTTCTTTTGCCGCCTCGATAGTGGCCCTCACTTCTCGGGGATGATGAGCGTAGTCGTCAATAACCGTTACGCCCCGCTCTTTGCCGACCGTCTCAAACCGACGTTTGACACCGGTAAAATCACCCAGACTCTTTTGGGCATCGGAAAAAGAGATATCCATTTCCATTGCCACGGCGAGGGCAGCCAGAGCATTGTATACATTGTGTTCGCCGGGAACACTGAGCTGCAGAGTGCCTAAATGTTCCCCACGACATTCGATTGCATGGATTTTTTCGTGCCCTTCAGTCTTCTTTATTGCCCGATAATCGGCACCCTCCTCGAACCCATAGGTAATGACCGTCCGGTCGAGACGGGAAAGAATGTCTTTTACATTGGGATCATCGACACAAGCGATTACCGCGCCATAAAAAGGAACTTTTCCGGCAAACAGAGTAAAAGCATCTTTAATTTCCTCGAGGCCGGCATAACACTCAAGATGCTCGGCTTCGATATTGGTAATTACCGCCATAGCGGGTATCATGTCAAGAAACGAACAGTCGTATTCATCCGCCTCTGCAACCAGCAGAGGTCCTGCACCGGTACGGGCATTGGAATCTCCCTGAAGAGGAAATCCACCGATAATCAGCGTTGGATCACGCTGTACATCCACCAATATTTTTCCTATCATCGATGATGTCGTTGTTTTCCCATGAGTGCCTGCAACACAGATACTGAAACGGCACTGCATCAGTTCTCCTGCGATACGCGAGCGTTTATGCGCCGGTATCCCCGTCTTTAAAGCGTATTCACGTTCGGGGTTATGTTCTTTTACCGCACTCGAATAGACCAGCATATCGGCGTCTTTCATTAACGAAGGAGTATGATCATACTGGACCCGGATACCCAATGATTCGAGCCGGCGGGTCACCGATGATTTCAGGTGATCGCTGCCGGTGACATCAAAGCCATGGGCGTGAAGTATCTCGGCGAGCGCACTCATACCGACGCCGCCGATACCGGAAAAGTGAATTCTTCGTTTATACCTCAGCACGCTCATTCCCCATCTGTGAAAGTACTTCCTTTGCGATTACCTTCGATGCATTTGTCAAACCATTATCCAATGCAGCCCTGCTCATCGTCTCAAAAACCGATTGATTGGTAAGAATTTGCATCACGGCTTCATCCACCTTTACGCCGGTATCGTCATCCTGCGCAACTCTGATTCCCCATCCCTGGGCTTCCACCAGTCCGGCATTCATCCACTGATGGTTCTCGGCCGACCACGGCAGAGGGATCATTACGCAGGGAAGCCCGAAAAAGGCCACCTCGGCAAGTGTCGATGCTCCGGATCGTCCGACCACAACTTTTGACATCGCATAATAGGGATAAAGATCTTCGATACTTTCAAATAGAAAGGCCTTTTTATGATTTCCAAGGGCCTCACAGATCTCTTTGTATCCTGCGGTTCCGGTCTGCCACACCACCTGGATATCGTTTTCGAGCCAGTGCCTGACCGCATCAATAAGAGTGAGATTCATTGACCGAGCCCCCTGACTTCCACCGCAAATGAGAACGCCTTTTTTTATTCTGTCGAGACCTTCGGGATAGGGATAATCAAAGTAATCACCCTCAATATCCCGGACCGGGGTTCCAACAACCCGTAGTTCTCCGGCAAGTTTCCAGTTACCGACCAGAGGAAAGCCGAGAAAGGTAACCTTGGCAAATCGTGCAAAAATCCGATTGACAAAGCCAGGAATTGTATTCTGCTCGTGAAGAAAAAAGGGAATCCTTTTCAGGATGGCGGCGCCAAGCACCGGTGCGGACACATACCCGCCAAAAGCGATAACGGCGTCGGGTTCATGCGTGCTCAGTATCCGTTTTGCCTTGAAAACTTCACGGCCAAACTGTATCAAAGCACCGACAATCCTGAAACTTATCCGTCGATGCGAACTTGACACCGACAAAAACTCGACAGGAATGTCATTGGCATCACAAAGCTCTTTTTCCCTGTTCCGTTTTGTACCGAACCATACCAGCGAAACCGAGGGGGACTGTTTTCTCAGGGCCAGGGCTATGGAGAGTGCGGGAAAGATATGTCCTCCGGTACCTCCTGCGGCAATCGCGATTTTCATCGATTCCCCCTTCGTCGTTGGTTAACTCGTCGTGATTTCCACCGGCCGTTCGCCTTTCGTGATTCACTGGTCCGGAGAGCGAATTTCTCGTTCGTGCGATCTTTCCTTGCTTCCCGGGCAATGCATTGGCTCGATATGTTAAGAAGAATCCCCATACAGCACATCATGAATATCAGGTTCACCCCTCCATAACTGAGGAATGGAAGCGGCACTCCGGTGGTGGGAACCAGTCCCGTATTGACACTGACATGCAGAACCACATAGACCGCCAGGGTCAGCGTAAAACCAAATGCGATCAGCTGGCCCGTAAGGTCCGGGGCCCGAAACGCAATTCTGAATCCCCGAAAAATCATGAACAGAAACAACGCAAGGACAATAACCAGTCCGATAAACCCGATCTCTTCGCCGAGAATTGCAAAGGCGAAATCGGTATGTGGTTCGGGAAGGTAGAAATATTTTTGGTTGCCCTGTCCCAGTCCCCGTCCGAAAAGACCACCGTTTCCCAGCCCGACCAGCGATTGAAATGCCTGGTAGCCGATATCCTTTGAATGATCGGTCATGTTTATGAAACCGAGCCATCGTTTCAAACGATAAGGACTGCTGATCGAAAGCACCGCAATGCAGGGGATCGAGAGGGCACTGATCGCAAAAAGATGGGAAAACCGTGCCCCGGCGATAAAGAGGATTGCCAGTGCCACAACCGCAACCGCCAGTCCGGTACTGAAATCCGGTTCGATAACGATTAGCCCACAGATAATGCCAATCTTGACAAGTAGAACAACCACATTTTTCCATTCCTTCAGTGCATCACCCATCTTTCCGATCTGATGTGCGAGCATGAGGATAAGCACTGTCCGGGCGAATTCGGAGACCTGGAACCGGATAAAACCGATTGAAATCCACCGCCGGGCGCCTTTGATAGCCTGTCCCTGCGGCAGCACAAGCACCATAATCAACAGTGCCACGGCAATAATGAATGCGATATTACTGTTTTTTGTCCAGAAATGATAATCGATGTTGATAAAGATCATGAACCCTGCAATCGCCACCAGTGCACGTACCGCCTGACGGGCCAGGAAAAAATAGCCGTCACCATACTTTGCCGCTGCAAGGGCGAACGAAGAACTGTAGACCAGAACGATCCCGCAGGCCAGCATTAAAAGGGAAGCGATAAAAATTCCCAGATCCATTTTTGTTATCCGCTCATTCATCAGGCGTCACGCTCTTTCTCTTCAATGGCAAAAACGATTTCTTTGAAGACATTGCCTCGATGTTCGTAATTTTTGAACATATCGAAACTCGAACATCCGGGTGAAAGGACAACGACGTCTCCTTCCCGGGCAGTCCTCTGGGCGACACATACTGCATCCTGTAACGTGTCGCATTTGCGAATATCGGCGGCCTTGCGCCATGCCTGTTTAATCCGCCCAGCAGCTTCACCGATACAAAGGACATTTTTTACCTTATTGTTAATGGTCTCTTTTATCGAATCGAAATCACATCCCTTATCTTTTCCGCCCACGATCAGATGCACCGGGACATCAAACGACGACACAGCACTCTGCACCGATTCGGCGGTTGTTGCTTTGGAATCATTGTAGTATTTAACCCCTTTAAATTCGGCGACAAATTCCAACCTGTGGGGAAGTCCGGTGAAACCCGTAATCCCTTCTTCTATCGCACCCGGACCGATTCCTGCACAGAATGCCATTACTGCTGCGGCACATGCATTCAGTTTATTGTGTGCACCGGTCAATTTCATCCTGCTCAGATCGAGAGTTCCTTCTCCCGCCTCTTTCAGCCGGTAATGAATCGTGTTTTCATGAAACCAGATCCGCTCCCCGGCTCCATCCCGGTCACTGAAAAACAGGCACCGGGTCTGTTTCGACAACTCTTCACCCCACGCTTTGAGTGCCGGATCATTCTCATTGAGCACGACAAAATCATCGTGAGTACAATTTTTCGCGATCTCCTTTTTTGCAGCAAAATATTCATCAATATCGGCATACCGGTCCAGATGATTTGCCAGGATATTGAGCACGCATGCTCCACGGGGCCTGAATTGATCGATATTTTCGAGTTGAAAGCTGCTTACCTCGATAATGGCAAAATCAGCAGGGCCCAGAGGGGGTACGGCGTTTGTTGCCGGAAGTCCTATGTTGCCGATCACCGGCGCTGTAACACCTGCGCATTCGAAAATCTTTCCCATCAGACTCACGGTGGTGCTCTTTCCGGTGGCCCCGGTTACGGCAAGCACCGGCGCGCGGCAAATGCGCCAGGCAAGTTCGATCTCGGCCCATACCGGTATACCTTTGCTTTTAGCCTGATCGATAATCGGCATGTCGGTGGGAACTCCCGGCGAAATAACAATCGTATCGTATTCCAGCACTTTCTCACTGTGGCCCTCAGCCTCATGAGGGACGGTCGCCAGCTCATTGACCGCAAGTTTGAAATCGAGCCGGTCCTGAGAACAGGAATCACTGATAAACACTTTCACGCCATGCTCCACCAGATACCTGGCCGCGGCCATACCGCTCTTCCCGGCTCCGATAACCGCGACGCTTTGGGGAAGTTGATTTGTTTTGTTTTGCCTGTTCATTAGTAATTACTTACAAGTTTTCAAATACTGTTTCCAGATGGACTCTCCGGCTTCCTTTAACTAAAACCGCGTTTCCCGGTTTGATAATTTTCCGGGCCCGATCAAGGGCCTCTTCCGCCGACCGGGCGGTCGCAATA
This window harbors:
- a CDS encoding FtsQ-type POTRA domain-containing protein; translation: MPKKKRVGANQKKKMSENRRGPRKGRKLSIPSWIWFVFAGIGVAGALGFGWIRYGSGIAERVRKIEAFTLREIEVGETRIVDKEMVVALSGLGEGMHMLDVKPKKIRKKLEELEWIKKAHVYRRLPCKVKIAIVERKPVALVGLGKVYYMDRDGNLLSLLPGTFSEVPLITGLRDTIADSTKGKRLSKQSVEAITGFFKKVERRDPALLGRVSQVDFSGPSEILFTLAPDNTVITIERKGVTKKIEQLCRLLNVLKNESTGMPKHINLCRNNFAYVN
- the murG gene encoding undecaprenyldiphospho-muramoylpentapeptide beta-N-acetylglucosaminyltransferase; the protein is MKIAIAAGGTGGHIFPALSIALALRKQSPSVSLVWFGTKRNREKELCDANDIPVEFLSVSSSHRRISFRIVGALIQFGREVFKAKRILSTHEPDAVIAFGGYVSAPVLGAAILKRIPFFLHEQNTIPGFVNRIFARFAKVTFLGFPLVGNWKLAGELRVVGTPVRDIEGDYFDYPYPEGLDRIKKGVLICGGSQGARSMNLTLIDAVRHWLENDIQVVWQTGTAGYKEICEALGNHKKAFLFESIEDLYPYYAMSKVVVGRSGASTLAEVAFFGLPCVMIPLPWSAENHQWMNAGLVEAQGWGIRVAQDDDTGVKVDEAVMQILTNQSVFETMSRAALDNGLTNASKVIAKEVLSQMGNERAEV
- the ftsZ gene encoding cell division protein FtsZ; this translates as MVFTMDDEFNATAKMKVVGVGGAGGNAVNRMISDGLSGVEFIAINTDAMALDNNQATHRVQVGERITKGLGAGANPEIGRIAVEEDRERIAGMLEGADMVFITAGMGGGTGTGGSPVIAEVAAEMDILTVAIVTRPFLFEGKIRDRNAKAGIDNLRRSVDTIIVIPNQKLLSIVDRSTSLIDAFKSADDVLYQATKGISDLISVHGLVNLDFADVKTVMRGMGDALMGTGHTDEGENRAVLAADNAIHSPLLDDISITGARGILINITGGEDMTLYDVSDATQTIYDAVGEDADANIIFGAVTDPEMNGKIRVTVIATGFNDDQGVVRKKTGAAIPKGSSKPAAKKEESSVKQMAFEFKSPEAKTPERSKEEAFPAGSLHEEKDPAVMKAENIESKQEPRSEKPEEKQKNVSSLDIPAPYLNKENIKKEAQVFVHKGEVITHYQDDIDVPTFLRKQMQ
- the ftsA gene encoding cell division protein FtsA, producing MDENLYVGLDIGTTKIACIIAELDSADMLKIVGVGVSPSDGLRKGVVVNIDKTVRSIQKAVEEAELMAGVDVDSVWVGIAGDHIRSINSKGVVAISREDHEITELDVVRAIEAAQAVSIPMDREILHVIPQEFIVDDQKGIREPIGMCGVRLETQVHICTGAVTSAQNIYRSVDKAGFKVEDLVLQPLASSYAVLEKDEKELGVALLDMGGGTTDVAIYSDESIRHTAVVGLGGKNVTSDIAIGIRTPVDKAEEIKKKYGCSYSPLIKTDEFVSVPGVGGREQREVSKAILTSIIEPRLEEILSLALREIKRTEYADMLGAGVVLTGGGAQMDGIQELAEKVFEMPVKIGIPSNFGGLTEAAKSPVHATGVGLCMYAVEQGRAKKRTGKGGKGDDTFRKIFDKMKSWVSEFF
- the murD gene encoding UDP-N-acetylmuramoyl-L-alanine--D-glutamate ligase, which translates into the protein MNRQNKTNQLPQSVAVIGAGKSGMAAARYLVEHGVKVFISDSCSQDRLDFKLAVNELATVPHEAEGHSEKVLEYDTIVISPGVPTDMPIIDQAKSKGIPVWAEIELAWRICRAPVLAVTGATGKSTTVSLMGKIFECAGVTAPVIGNIGLPATNAVPPLGPADFAIIEVSSFQLENIDQFRPRGACVLNILANHLDRYADIDEYFAAKKEIAKNCTHDDFVVLNENDPALKAWGEELSKQTRCLFFSDRDGAGERIWFHENTIHYRLKEAGEGTLDLSRMKLTGAHNKLNACAAAVMAFCAGIGPGAIEEGITGFTGLPHRLEFVAEFKGVKYYNDSKATTAESVQSAVSSFDVPVHLIVGGKDKGCDFDSIKETINNKVKNVLCIGEAAGRIKQAWRKAADIRKCDTLQDAVCVAQRTAREGDVVVLSPGCSSFDMFKNYEHRGNVFKEIVFAIEEKERDA
- the ftsW gene encoding putative lipid II flippase FtsW is translated as MNERITKMDLGIFIASLLMLACGIVLVYSSSFALAAAKYGDGYFFLARQAVRALVAIAGFMIFINIDYHFWTKNSNIAFIIAVALLIMVLVLPQGQAIKGARRWISIGFIRFQVSEFARTVLILMLAHQIGKMGDALKEWKNVVVLLVKIGIICGLIVIEPDFSTGLAVAVVALAILFIAGARFSHLFAISALSIPCIAVLSISSPYRLKRWLGFINMTDHSKDIGYQAFQSLVGLGNGGLFGRGLGQGNQKYFYLPEPHTDFAFAILGEEIGFIGLVIVLALFLFMIFRGFRIAFRAPDLTGQLIAFGFTLTLAVYVVLHVSVNTGLVPTTGVPLPFLSYGGVNLIFMMCCMGILLNISSQCIAREARKDRTNEKFALRTSESRKANGRWKSRRVNQRRRGNR
- a CDS encoding UDP-N-acetylmuramate--L-alanine ligase, encoding MSVLRYKRRIHFSGIGGVGMSALAEILHAHGFDVTGSDHLKSSVTRRLESLGIRVQYDHTPSLMKDADMLVYSSAVKEHNPEREYALKTGIPAHKRSRIAGELMQCRFSICVAGTHGKTTTSSMIGKILVDVQRDPTLIIGGFPLQGDSNARTGAGPLLVAEADEYDCSFLDMIPAMAVITNIEAEHLECYAGLEEIKDAFTLFAGKVPFYGAVIACVDDPNVKDILSRLDRTVITYGFEEGADYRAIKKTEGHEKIHAIECRGEHLGTLQLSVPGEHNVYNALAALAVAMEMDISFSDAQKSLGDFTGVKRRFETVGKERGVTVIDDYAHHPREVRATIEAAKEKGFNNIIAVFQPHLYTRTRDFMGEFADALLECSVVIVTEIYKAREEPIAGVSAEKIVETLCSRGHSDVVFVPVKEAAVQEVIKKARDGDVVILMGAGNINALAPDIIKELSHA
- a CDS encoding HIT domain-containing protein, with the translated sequence MEDCIFCKIAKGEIPSEKVYDDEHSVIFKDLNPKAPVHLLAIPKEHYAGVHEIPSDKIDTMGTLYATIGKVVKQENLTENGYRLVINSGKDSGQLVPHIHVHILSGRKLTWPPG